CCGAAAAATACGATCGCTGAATATCAAATGGCTATCACATCAAAGGAGCATAAAACAGGCTCATTTTTTATCAAAAATAATTTTGAGGGTGAAAGTTGGGCTAAAAATGAATATTATTGAAAGACCTTAAATATTGCGGATTCCTGTTTGAATCGCCTGTGTATCACGACTTAAAAGTGTATGCAAGGGCCAATGACGCCGAAGTATATCATCACAGAGACTCTACAGGGTTAGAAATAGATGCGATAGTCCAGCAAAGTGGTGGTGCTTGGGCTGCTTTTGAAGTAAAACAGGGCATTGAGATGCATGATGCGCCGGCTAAGCGATCAACGGGGTCCTTGTCGTCTCAATAACATACATGTGGACTTTCGTTATCGTAT
This window of the Proteiniphilum saccharofermentans genome carries:
- a CDS encoding DUF4143 domain-containing protein, with protein sequence MYHDLKVYARANDAEVYHHRDSTGLEIDAIVQQSGGAWAAFEVKQGIEMHDAPAKRSTGSLSSQ